In one Paracoccus everestensis genomic region, the following are encoded:
- a CDS encoding LON peptidase substrate-binding domain-containing protein, giving the protein MRFRFDLPTRLPLFPLSGAVLMPRARIPLHVFEPRYLQMLDDALKTDHRLIGLIQPEGEGLAAIGCAGRVVAFSETDDGRQMISLLAVSRFRLTEVQEGFTPYLMAEVDWSSFTHDLKGTEDDPGLDRDTLFPLLRRYMDAHELSTDWDAASEAQDEALINSLSMVLPFSPGDRQALLESPTLSDRRELLQGLIEFALHGGDTEDRLQ; this is encoded by the coding sequence ATGCGGTTCCGCTTCGATCTGCCCACGCGCCTTCCGCTGTTCCCCTTGTCCGGGGCGGTCCTGATGCCGCGCGCGCGGATCCCGCTGCATGTGTTCGAACCGCGATACCTGCAGATGCTGGACGATGCCCTGAAAACCGACCACCGCCTGATCGGCCTGATCCAGCCCGAGGGCGAGGGGCTGGCGGCCATCGGCTGCGCAGGCCGGGTGGTGGCATTTTCCGAAACCGATGACGGGCGGCAGATGATCTCGCTGCTGGCCGTCTCGCGCTTCCGCCTGACCGAGGTGCAGGAGGGCTTTACCCCTTACCTGATGGCCGAGGTGGACTGGTCGTCATTCACCCACGACCTGAAGGGGACCGAGGACGACCCCGGCCTGGATCGCGACACGCTGTTTCCCTTGTTGCGCCGCTACATGGATGCGCACGAGCTTTCCACCGATTGGGACGCCGCCTCCGAGGCCCAGGACGAGGCGCTGATCAATTCGCTGTCGATGGTCCTGCCCTTTTCGCCCGGCGACAGGCAGGCGCTGCTGGAAAGCCCGACCTTGTCGGACCGGCGCGAACTGTTGCAGGGCTTGATCGAATTCGCCCTGCATGGCGGCGACACCGAGGATCGTTTGCAATGA
- a CDS encoding aminotransferase class I/II-fold pyridoxal phosphate-dependent enzyme, with the protein MAIPERFSNLPEYAFPRLRTLLAGIQPGLHEGEAPAILTIGEPRHAMPDFVAEVMAANIGGFAKYPQNEGTPGLLDAISGWLGRRYGLDVVPDRIMALNGTREGLFNAALALCPEQKNGQHPAILIPNPFYQVYAVAAAAVQAQPVFVPATPDTGNLPDYAALPSAVLDRTAIAYLCSPANPQGAIADRDYLERLIALADRHDFLISADECYSEIWRDAPPPGALAVAAGMGLADRVVIFNSLSKRSNLAGLRSGFVAGSAANIAQIRRLRAYAGAPLSLPAQAVSEAAWREESHVAASRALYQRKYAIADRVLGNVPGYRPVQGGFFLWLPVPDGEEAAKILWARAGVQVLPGAYLSREVDGHNPGRGFIRVALVADAEQTESALMRLRAVLYDETTDGEG; encoded by the coding sequence ATGGCAATCCCCGAGCGGTTTTCGAACCTGCCGGAATACGCGTTCCCGCGTCTGCGGACGCTGCTGGCCGGTATCCAGCCGGGCTTGCACGAGGGCGAGGCCCCGGCGATCCTGACCATCGGCGAGCCGCGCCATGCCATGCCGGATTTCGTCGCAGAAGTCATGGCCGCGAATATCGGGGGATTCGCCAAGTATCCTCAGAACGAAGGCACGCCGGGGTTGCTGGACGCGATTTCGGGCTGGCTGGGCAGACGTTACGGCCTGGATGTCGTCCCGGACCGGATCATGGCGCTGAACGGCACGCGCGAAGGGCTGTTCAACGCGGCCCTAGCCTTGTGCCCGGAACAAAAGAACGGCCAGCATCCTGCGATCCTGATTCCGAATCCCTTTTACCAGGTTTACGCGGTGGCCGCCGCCGCCGTGCAGGCCCAGCCGGTCTTTGTCCCCGCCACGCCCGACACCGGCAACCTGCCCGATTACGCCGCTCTGCCGTCCGCCGTCCTGGACCGCACGGCCATCGCCTATCTGTGTTCGCCCGCCAACCCGCAAGGCGCGATTGCGGACCGTGATTACCTGGAACGCCTGATCGCGCTGGCGGACCGCCACGATTTTCTAATCTCTGCCGATGAATGTTATTCCGAGATATGGCGCGACGCCCCGCCGCCCGGTGCCCTGGCGGTGGCGGCCGGCATGGGACTGGCGGACCGGGTGGTGATCTTCAATTCGCTGTCCAAGCGATCGAACCTTGCGGGCCTGCGATCGGGTTTCGTCGCGGGCAGTGCCGCGAACATCGCCCAGATCCGCCGCCTTCGCGCCTATGCCGGGGCGCCCTTGTCGCTGCCTGCCCAAGCCGTCAGCGAGGCCGCCTGGCGCGAGGAATCGCACGTGGCGGCCAGCCGGGCGCTGTATCAGAGAAAATACGCGATTGCCGACCGCGTGCTGGGCAATGTGCCGGGATACCGCCCCGTCCAGGGCGGCTTCTTCCTGTGGCTGCCCGTCCCGGACGGCGAGGAGGCGGCCAAGATCTTGTGGGCCAGGGCGGGTGTCCAGGTGCTGCCGGGGGCTTATCTGTCGCGCGAGGTGGACGGGCACAACCCCGGCCGCGGCTTCATCCGGGTCGCCCTGGTGGCGGATGCCGAGCAGACCGAATCGGCGCTGATGCGGCTGCGCGCGGTGCTTTATGACGAAACGACGGACGGGGAAGGCTAG
- the trxA gene encoding thioredoxin, translating into MLFDTAADAPKPADFIMDVTEATFMAEVVQASMQVPVIVDFWAPWCGPCKTLGPQLEAEVARHKGRVRMAKVNVDENQMIAAQLRVQSIPTVYAFFQGQPVDAFQGAVPQSQIKQFVDKLAALGGDDGGLAEALAAAEQMLEEGAFTDAAETFAAIAEEDPTSNDAWAGLVRAHLAAGDPDAAQAALDKIPAPAAASAPVEAARAQLHLARQAAKAGPLDALQARVDTDPADQQARLEYAQALHAAGRVEDAIDVLLDSFRRDRDWNEGAAKAQLLTIFDSLKPNDPLAQKGRRRLSSLIFA; encoded by the coding sequence ATGCTTTTCGACACCGCAGCCGACGCCCCCAAACCTGCCGACTTCATCATGGACGTGACCGAGGCGACCTTCATGGCCGAGGTCGTGCAGGCCTCCATGCAAGTGCCGGTCATCGTCGATTTCTGGGCGCCCTGGTGCGGCCCCTGCAAGACCCTCGGCCCGCAGCTCGAGGCCGAGGTGGCGCGCCACAAGGGCCGCGTCCGCATGGCCAAGGTCAATGTGGACGAAAACCAGATGATCGCCGCGCAACTGCGGGTGCAGTCGATCCCCACGGTCTATGCCTTCTTCCAGGGCCAGCCGGTCGATGCCTTCCAGGGCGCCGTCCCGCAAAGCCAGATCAAGCAGTTCGTGGACAAGCTGGCGGCGCTTGGGGGCGATGACGGCGGCTTGGCCGAGGCGCTCGCCGCCGCCGAACAGATGCTGGAGGAAGGCGCCTTTACCGACGCCGCCGAAACATTCGCCGCCATTGCAGAGGAAGACCCAACCAGCAATGACGCTTGGGCGGGCCTGGTCCGCGCCCATCTGGCCGCCGGTGATCCCGATGCCGCACAGGCCGCCTTGGATAAGATCCCCGCCCCTGCCGCCGCCAGCGCCCCGGTCGAGGCCGCGCGCGCCCAGTTGCACCTGGCCCGGCAGGCTGCAAAGGCCGGTCCCCTGGATGCCTTGCAGGCCCGCGTCGATACCGATCCCGCAGACCAGCAGGCGCGGCTGGAATACGCCCAGGCCCTGCACGCCGCCGGCCGGGTGGAAGATGCCATCGATGTCCTGCTGGACAGCTTCCGCCGCGACCGCGACTGGAACGAAGGGGCGGCCAAGGCGCAGTTGCTGACGATCTTCGACAGCCTCAAGCCCAACGATCCCCTGGCCCAGAAGGGACGCCGCCGCTTGTCGTCCCTGATCTTCGCCTGA
- a CDS encoding MFS transporter has protein sequence MQLTVDEALARGGAGRFQWRLLGIFGLVWAADAMQVIAVGFAAPSVAATFGIERVTAFQIGTVFFAGMFLGAFAFGRIADRIGRRNILVLTVGMDAIFGLAAVFAQDFTLLLVLRFLTGVAVGGTLPVDYAMMAEFLPPRNRGRWLVWLEGFWAVGTIVVALTAWIAVSQGAVAPWRWIFAVAAVPALVGIFLRLWVPESPMYLVRKERAAEAKAVIDRVLVTNGMQALPADAELVPAAVPTGAETSIFSDMLRARTIGVLAVWFLVSLSYYGVFVWVPGQLATEGFGFVRGYEFLVVLALAQVPGYALAAWGVEAVGRRATLLGFLLLSAAGCALFAVASGTAMVAGALILMSFSLLGTWGALYAFTPELYPTHLRGTGMGTASAMARLGGILAPSLLAFVFAKGFGFAIGVFAALLLLGALALLLVKTETRDQAIA, from the coding sequence ATGCAGTTGACGGTGGACGAGGCTTTGGCGCGCGGCGGGGCCGGGCGGTTCCAGTGGCGGCTTCTGGGAATCTTTGGCTTGGTCTGGGCAGCGGATGCCATGCAGGTGATCGCCGTGGGCTTTGCGGCACCTTCCGTCGCCGCCACCTTCGGGATCGAGCGCGTGACGGCGTTCCAGATCGGCACGGTGTTCTTTGCGGGCATGTTCCTTGGCGCCTTTGCCTTTGGCCGGATCGCCGACCGGATCGGGCGGCGCAACATCCTGGTTCTGACAGTCGGCATGGACGCGATCTTTGGCCTGGCAGCGGTCTTTGCGCAGGACTTTACGCTGCTGCTGGTGCTGCGCTTTCTGACTGGCGTCGCTGTGGGCGGCACCTTGCCCGTGGACTATGCGATGATGGCCGAGTTCCTGCCGCCCCGGAATCGGGGCCGCTGGCTGGTCTGGCTGGAAGGGTTCTGGGCCGTGGGCACCATTGTCGTGGCCCTGACTGCCTGGATCGCCGTGTCCCAAGGGGCCGTGGCACCCTGGCGGTGGATATTCGCCGTGGCCGCCGTTCCGGCGCTGGTCGGTATTTTCTTGCGCCTCTGGGTGCCCGAATCCCCCATGTATCTGGTCCGCAAGGAACGCGCGGCCGAGGCGAAGGCTGTGATTGACCGGGTTTTGGTCACGAACGGGATGCAGGCGCTGCCCGCCGACGCGGAACTGGTCCCCGCGGCCGTGCCGACAGGGGCGGAAACCTCGATCTTTTCGGATATGCTGCGGGCGCGGACCATTGGCGTGCTGGCGGTCTGGTTCCTGGTCTCGCTGTCCTATTACGGCGTTTTCGTCTGGGTGCCTGGGCAGCTGGCGACCGAGGGTTTCGGCTTTGTGCGCGGCTATGAGTTCCTGGTGGTATTGGCGCTCGCGCAGGTGCCGGGCTACGCCTTGGCCGCCTGGGGGGTCGAGGCTGTCGGTCGCCGTGCGACGCTGCTGGGCTTTCTGCTGCTCAGCGCCGCCGGTTGCGCGCTGTTCGCCGTGGCCAGCGGCACCGCGATGGTCGCGGGCGCGCTGATCCTGATGAGCTTTTCGCTGCTGGGCACCTGGGGGGCGCTTTATGCCTTTACCCCCGAACTTTATCCCACCCACCTGCGCGGCACCGGAATGGGCACCGCCAGCGCCATGGCCCGGCTTGGTGGGATCCTGGCGCCCAGCCTGCTGGCATTCGTCTTTGCCAAGGGCTTTGGTTTCGCCATCGGCGTCTTCGCGGCGCTGCTGCTGCTGGGGGCGCTTGCGCTGCTGCTGGTGAAAACCGAAACGCGCGATCAGGCCATCGCCTGA
- a CDS encoding DUF2268 domain-containing putative Zn-dependent protease (predicted Zn-dependent protease with a strongly conserved HExxH motif), translating into MTFWTLHLLNTRHALTPVLSEVRQASRDAVARASGHADLPDFDLVVRAHSDRSADGAVQGSAPAPGVIEIALTPDRFDPAPFTRILVRQMAHLVRWAGPGYGKSLGEALVSEGLAGHFVVQVMGGQADGVDTVRPAQGAMRQAMNEWARRDYDQGRWFGGKGDLRKGTGNSLGHRLIAEHLTERPGDSAASLAMAPADPFRQILRRIAAAEGQATDEPPPQDQTDAPSEG; encoded by the coding sequence ATGACCTTCTGGACTCTTCACCTTCTGAACACGCGCCATGCCCTGACGCCTGTCCTGTCCGAGGTCCGGCAGGCCAGCCGGGATGCGGTGGCGCGGGCCTCGGGCCATGCCGATCTGCCGGATTTCGATCTGGTCGTCCGCGCGCATTCTGATCGCTCGGCTGATGGTGCGGTCCAGGGCAGCGCCCCTGCGCCCGGCGTGATCGAGATTGCACTGACCCCCGACCGCTTCGATCCGGCCCCCTTCACCCGTATCCTGGTCCGGCAGATGGCGCATCTGGTCCGTTGGGCAGGGCCGGGCTATGGCAAGTCTCTGGGCGAGGCTTTGGTCAGCGAAGGTCTTGCCGGGCATTTCGTGGTGCAGGTCATGGGCGGGCAGGCGGACGGCGTTGATACCGTCAGGCCCGCGCAGGGGGCCATGCGTCAAGCGATGAACGAATGGGCGCGGCGGGATTACGATCAGGGCCGCTGGTTTGGCGGCAAGGGCGATTTGCGCAAGGGAACGGGCAACAGCCTGGGCCATCGGCTGATCGCCGAGCATCTGACCGAGAGGCCCGGCGATTCGGCCGCCTCGCTGGCGATGGCGCCTGCCGACCCGTTCCGCCAGATCCTGCGCCGGATCGCGGCGGCCGAAGGGCAGGCGACGGATGAACCGCCGCCCCAAGACCAGACGGATGCGCCGTCAGAAGGTTGA
- a CDS encoding amidase produces the protein MDWLRAPAAQQGRAIMAGLLDPLDQSEAYLAAIKAHPDARRIYARVTDVRARSEAVAAHDRAKLEQRRGLLDGVAISWKDNIDSGGTVTEAGSRLLEGRVPRKDAIVLARAARQGTICLGKTHMTELAFSGLGLNPRTATPPNALDPDLAPGGSSSGAAVSVALGLAAAAIGTDTGGSIRVPAAWNDLVGFAPTPDSLPEKGVVPLCRRFDVTGPIARTVEDCAELFALMGGRKTADLRGADVANRRFLVLDGVPFEGAEEGPVAAFEDAVDRLARVGARIERQSPDWVAKAMLLSAALFAPEAYGIWRAQIEDAPELMWGPILDRFRSGAGVSAPDYIAAWESLVRIRRKWIKEIASGFDAILLPTVPILPPNAARLMADEEEFVRANLLTLRNTRIGNLLGLPACTLPTGHRACGISVMGHSGRDGHLLHLAAGVEAALSVR, from the coding sequence ATGGATTGGCTGCGCGCGCCCGCCGCCCAGCAGGGCCGTGCGATCATGGCGGGGCTGCTGGATCCGCTGGACCAGTCCGAGGCCTATCTGGCCGCGATCAAGGCCCATCCCGATGCCCGGCGCATCTATGCCCGGGTGACCGACGTGCGCGCCCGGTCCGAGGCCGTGGCCGCCCATGACCGTGCCAAGCTGGAACAAAGGCGCGGATTGCTGGACGGCGTGGCGATCAGCTGGAAGGACAATATCGACAGCGGCGGCACCGTGACCGAAGCCGGATCCAGGCTGCTGGAGGGTCGCGTCCCGCGCAAGGATGCCATCGTGCTGGCCCGCGCCGCGCGGCAGGGCACGATCTGCCTGGGCAAGACCCACATGACGGAACTGGCTTTTTCCGGCCTGGGACTGAATCCCCGCACGGCAACGCCGCCCAATGCCCTGGACCCGGACCTGGCACCGGGCGGGTCGTCATCGGGGGCGGCGGTGTCGGTGGCCCTGGGGCTGGCGGCGGCGGCCATCGGGACGGATACGGGCGGGTCGATCCGGGTGCCTGCAGCCTGGAACGATCTTGTGGGCTTTGCCCCTACGCCCGATTCGCTGCCCGAAAAGGGCGTCGTGCCCTTGTGCCGCCGGTTCGACGTGACCGGTCCCATCGCCCGCACGGTCGAGGATTGCGCCGAGTTGTTCGCCCTGATGGGGGGCCGCAAGACCGCCGATCTTCGGGGTGCCGATGTTGCGAACCGCCGCTTTTTGGTGCTGGACGGCGTGCCATTCGAGGGTGCCGAGGAAGGCCCGGTTGCCGCCTTCGAGGATGCCGTGGACCGGCTGGCCCGAGTAGGGGCGCGGATCGAGCGGCAGTCGCCCGACTGGGTTGCCAAGGCCATGCTGCTGTCGGCCGCCCTGTTCGCACCCGAGGCCTATGGCATCTGGCGCGCCCAGATCGAGGATGCGCCCGAACTGATGTGGGGGCCGATCCTGGACCGGTTCCGCAGCGGCGCGGGCGTCAGCGCCCCCGATTACATCGCCGCCTGGGAAAGCCTTGTGCGGATCCGGCGCAAATGGATCAAGGAGATCGCCTCGGGCTTTGATGCGATCCTGCTGCCTACGGTGCCAATCCTGCCGCCGAATGCCGCCCGGCTGATGGCGGACGAGGAGGAATTCGTGCGCGCGAACCTGCTGACCCTGCGCAATACCCGGATCGGCAACCTGCTGGGCCTGCCGGCTTGCACGCTGCCCACTGGCCACCGGGCCTGCGGGATCTCGGTCATGGGCCATTCCGGGCGGGACGGGCATCTGCTGCATCTGGCCGCCGGGGTCGAGGCGGCATTGTCCGTGAGGTGA
- a CDS encoding exodeoxyribonuclease III — MFTIATWNINSVRLREGLVARFLTEESPDILCLQECKSPVDKIPLDQFRALGYSHVVARGQKGYNGVAILSRLPITDAGDRDYARLGHARHVAARLENGVTIHNMYVPAGGDIPDRTVNEKFGQKLDFVAEMRDVFHADNPQKSILVGDLNIAPREDDVWSHKQMLKIISHTPIEVDHLLSAQDAGGWVDVTRQDIPTGLLYSWWSYRAKDWHTADKGRRLDHIWASSDIANAAHASRILRPCRAWDQPSDHVPVLASFDL; from the coding sequence ATGTTCACCATCGCCACCTGGAACATCAACTCGGTCCGCCTGCGCGAAGGGCTGGTCGCGCGGTTTCTGACCGAGGAAAGCCCCGACATCCTCTGCCTGCAGGAATGCAAGTCGCCGGTGGACAAGATTCCCTTGGATCAGTTCCGGGCGCTCGGCTACAGCCATGTCGTCGCACGCGGGCAAAAGGGCTATAACGGCGTGGCGATCCTGTCGCGCCTGCCGATCACCGATGCGGGCGACCGCGATTATGCGCGCCTGGGCCATGCCCGCCATGTCGCGGCCCGGCTGGAAAACGGCGTGACGATCCACAATATGTATGTTCCCGCGGGCGGCGACATTCCCGATCGCACGGTGAACGAGAAGTTCGGGCAAAAGCTGGATTTCGTGGCCGAGATGCGCGACGTGTTTCATGCCGACAACCCGCAGAAGTCGATCTTGGTCGGGGATCTCAACATCGCGCCGCGCGAAGACGACGTGTGGTCGCACAAGCAGATGCTCAAGATCATCAGCCACACTCCCATCGAGGTCGATCACCTTCTGTCGGCCCAGGATGCCGGCGGATGGGTGGACGTGACGCGCCAGGATATCCCAACGGGCCTGCTTTATTCCTGGTGGAGCTATCGGGCCAAGGACTGGCACACCGCCGACAAGGGTCGCCGCCTTGACCATATCTGGGCCAGTTCCGACATCGCCAACGCTGCCCATGCCAGCCGTATCCTGCGGCCCTGCCGGGCCTGGGACCAGCCCAGCGACCATGTGCCGGTGCTGGCATCCTTCGACCTTTGA
- a CDS encoding DNA translocase FtsK, with the protein MASWQAKHRDPLFDQSTQAALERRGKELLGAGLVVIGIIVALMLSSWSPEDPSFLSATDEPAQNILGSFGAYAASPLMMIAGYGSWMLVVAALVWGLRFMLHRGEDRFMRALFTPIAVALASVYCSTLMPVAGWEQTYGLGGHFGDMIMGAMLNLLPVKAQIGIRLAGLVTAVGVLAITAFSLGFERSELQRLWRRFVAGLLTAFDLAMRAVGQGAAASAGIRRRLQARRAAKAASDMPALRAPAVARRKPAQPDFLELEEDLPEPELIERDSDYDGDAPSAEEVSGRINDAIRTRSAKPSVLAVVAARLSREGGKEGRDEAAMPDVPGEEAPRTAVPALKKTGPVQRPSDEPGPELHFEDVLNAYERPPLALLSAPSANDQQTVSEETLMENARMLEAVLDDYGVKGQITEVRPGPVVTLYELEPAPGLKASRVIGLSDDIARSMSALSARVSTVPGRTVIGIELPNARREKVLLREILASRAFGDGTQPLPLALGKDIGGDPVVANLAKMPHLLIAGTTGSGKSVAINTMILSLLYKLTPDECRLIMIDPKMLELSVYDGIPHLLSPVVTDPKKAVVALKWVVGEMEDRYRRMSKMGVRNIEGYNGRVREALSRNEMFKRTVQTGFDEDTGEPIFETEEFKPETFPYIVVIVDEMADLMMVAGKEIEACIQRLAQMARASGIHLIMATQRPSVDVITGTIKANFPTRISFQVTSKIDSRTILGEQGAEQLLGQGDMLYMGNGARITRIHGPFVSDEEVEEVVTHLKSFGPPSYKSGVVEGVEDDKADDIDTVLGLGGDGSDAALYDQAVMIVAKDRKCSTSYIQRKLAIGYNKAARLVEQMEEQGVVSSANHVGKREVLVPEV; encoded by the coding sequence ATGGCAAGCTGGCAGGCAAAACACCGCGATCCGCTGTTCGACCAATCCACGCAGGCAGCCCTGGAACGGCGCGGCAAGGAACTGCTGGGCGCCGGTCTGGTCGTTATCGGCATCATCGTCGCGCTGATGCTGTCCAGTTGGTCGCCCGAGGATCCCAGCTTCCTGTCGGCCACCGATGAACCCGCGCAGAACATCCTTGGCAGTTTCGGCGCCTATGCCGCATCTCCCCTGATGATGATCGCGGGATACGGATCCTGGATGCTGGTCGTTGCGGCGCTTGTCTGGGGCCTGCGCTTCATGCTGCACCGGGGCGAGGACCGCTTCATGCGGGCCTTGTTCACGCCCATCGCGGTGGCGCTTGCCTCGGTCTATTGCAGCACCCTGATGCCCGTGGCGGGATGGGAGCAAACCTATGGCCTGGGCGGGCATTTCGGCGACATGATCATGGGCGCGATGCTGAACCTGCTGCCGGTCAAGGCGCAGATCGGCATCCGCCTGGCCGGGCTGGTCACGGCCGTGGGCGTGCTGGCGATCACGGCCTTTTCCCTGGGCTTCGAACGGTCGGAACTGCAGCGGCTGTGGCGCCGGTTCGTGGCCGGGCTGCTGACGGCCTTTGACCTGGCCATGCGCGCGGTGGGGCAGGGCGCGGCGGCATCCGCCGGGATCCGGCGACGGTTGCAGGCGCGGCGCGCGGCAAAGGCCGCATCCGACATGCCCGCGTTGCGCGCCCCGGCCGTGGCCCGGCGCAAGCCTGCCCAGCCCGACTTTCTGGAACTGGAGGAAGACCTGCCCGAACCCGAGCTGATCGAGCGGGATTCCGATTACGACGGCGACGCCCCCTCGGCCGAGGAGGTCAGCGGCCGCATCAACGACGCGATCCGCACCCGGTCGGCCAAGCCCTCGGTTCTGGCGGTGGTCGCCGCGCGCTTGTCGCGCGAGGGCGGCAAGGAAGGGCGCGACGAGGCAGCCATGCCCGATGTCCCCGGGGAGGAGGCGCCGCGCACGGCCGTTCCTGCCCTGAAAAAAACCGGCCCCGTTCAGAGGCCTTCTGATGAACCGGGGCCGGAATTGCATTTCGAAGACGTGCTGAACGCCTATGAGCGTCCGCCGCTGGCGCTGCTGTCCGCACCCTCGGCCAATGACCAGCAGACCGTGTCCGAAGAAACGCTGATGGAAAACGCCCGGATGCTGGAGGCGGTGCTGGACGATTACGGCGTCAAGGGCCAGATCACCGAAGTCCGGCCCGGCCCGGTCGTCACGCTATACGAACTGGAACCCGCGCCGGGGCTGAAGGCCAGCCGCGTGATCGGGCTGTCGGACGATATCGCCCGGTCCATGTCGGCCCTGTCGGCGCGGGTCAGCACCGTGCCGGGCCGCACCGTGATCGGGATCGAACTGCCCAATGCGCGGCGCGAAAAGGTACTGCTGCGCGAAATCCTGGCGTCGCGCGCATTCGGCGACGGCACGCAGCCGCTTCCCCTGGCGCTTGGCAAGGACATCGGCGGCGATCCGGTCGTGGCGAACCTGGCCAAGATGCCCCACCTGCTGATCGCGGGGACCACCGGGTCGGGGAAGTCCGTCGCCATCAACACCATGATCCTGTCGCTGCTGTATAAACTGACGCCGGACGAATGCAGGCTGATCATGATCGACCCCAAGATGCTGGAACTGTCGGTCTATGACGGCATCCCGCATCTGCTGTCCCCGGTCGTCACCGATCCGAAAAAAGCCGTCGTCGCGCTGAAATGGGTCGTGGGCGAAATGGAGGACCGGTATCGCCGTATGTCCAAGATGGGCGTGCGCAACATCGAGGGCTATAACGGCCGCGTCCGCGAGGCACTGTCCAGGAACGAGATGTTCAAGCGCACCGTCCAGACCGGCTTTGACGAAGACACCGGAGAGCCGATCTTCGAGACCGAGGAATTCAAGCCCGAGACCTTCCCCTATATCGTCGTGATCGTGGACGAGATGGCCGACCTGATGATGGTCGCGGGCAAAGAGATCGAAGCCTGCATCCAGCGTCTGGCCCAGATGGCCCGCGCATCCGGCATCCACCTGATCATGGCCACGCAGCGCCCGTCCGTCGATGTGATCACCGGCACGATCAAGGCGAACTTCCCGACCCGGATCAGCTTCCAGGTCACATCCAAGATCGACAGCCGCACCATCCTGGGCGAACAGGGCGCCGAGCAGCTGCTGGGCCAGGGCGATATGCTGTACATGGGCAACGGCGCCCGCATCACCCGCATCCACGGCCCCTTCGTGTCCGACGAGGAGGTCGAGGAGGTCGTGACGCACCTGAAATCCTTTGGTCCGCCGTCCTATAAGTCCGGCGTTGTCGAGGGAGTCGAGGATGACAAGGCCGACGACATCGACACCGTTCTGGGCCTTGGCGGCGACGGCAGCGACGCTGCGCTGTACGACCAGGCGGTGATGATCGTCGCCAAGGACCGCAAGTGCTCCACCAGCTATATCCAGCGGAAACTGGCCATCGGCTATAACAAGGCGGCCCGGCTGGTCGAGCAGATGGAGGAGCAGGGCGTCGTGTCGTCGGCGAACCATGTCGGCAAGCGAGAGGTTCTGGTGCCCGAGGTGTGA
- a CDS encoding rhomboid family intramembrane serine protease produces MVAQSDPLVAVRNGVQPRLPFWVKAVIGLCCAMQVAVMAGDLLGYPILRQALMIFGGFWSPVVWAGHGIFPGHILSIFVTYGFLHAGLLHLGMNMLSLVAIARELNRLIGPGRMALVYAVTQVAAALLFAVMTPDGGPMIGASGAIFGLAGALIGYAAVTGWRRRRPLGQLWRGVGLMVVLNVALTVLMPSIAWEAHLGGALAGLAMGAAMAMRHNPRTSTF; encoded by the coding sequence ATGGTGGCCCAGTCCGACCCCCTTGTCGCCGTCCGAAACGGGGTTCAGCCCCGGCTGCCCTTCTGGGTCAAGGCCGTGATCGGGCTGTGCTGCGCGATGCAGGTGGCGGTCATGGCCGGAGATCTGCTGGGCTATCCGATCTTGCGTCAGGCCTTGATGATCTTCGGGGGCTTCTGGTCGCCGGTGGTCTGGGCAGGCCACGGGATCTTTCCGGGCCATATCCTGTCTATCTTCGTGACCTATGGCTTCTTGCACGCGGGCCTGCTGCATCTGGGCATGAACATGCTGTCGCTGGTAGCCATCGCGCGGGAACTGAACCGCCTGATCGGGCCGGGGCGCATGGCCCTTGTCTATGCCGTGACCCAGGTCGCCGCCGCCCTGCTGTTCGCGGTGATGACCCCGGATGGCGGTCCGATGATCGGCGCATCGGGGGCGATTTTCGGGTTGGCCGGCGCGCTGATCGGATATGCCGCCGTCACCGGCTGGCGCCGCCGCCGTCCGCTGGGGCAATTGTGGCGGGGTGTCGGGCTGATGGTGGTGCTGAACGTCGCGCTGACCGTCCTGATGCCCTCCATCGCCTGGGAAGCGCATCTGGGCGGAGCCTTGGCCGGGCTGGCAATGGGCGCGGCCATGGCAATGCGCCACAACCCGCGCACCTCAACCTTCTGA
- a CDS encoding Trm112 family protein, with protein MTQNPPPFDRHMIEALVCPVTHATLSYDAARQELVSRAAGLAFPIRAGIPIMLVAEARQIKAD; from the coding sequence ATGACCCAGAACCCGCCCCCTTTCGACCGCCACATGATCGAGGCGCTTGTCTGCCCCGTCACCCACGCCACCCTGTCCTATGACGCGGCTCGCCAGGAACTGGTTTCGCGCGCGGCGGGGCTGGCATTCCCGATCCGCGCGGGCATTCCGATCATGCTGGTGGCCGAGGCGCGCCAGATCAAGGCGGATTGA
- a CDS encoding DUF1674 domain-containing protein yields MSEHPQPDQADLPPAARRALAEAEERRKAASQPLPKEYGGRDGPEPVRYGDYEKNGLAVDF; encoded by the coding sequence ATGAGCGAACACCCACAACCAGACCAGGCCGACCTGCCCCCCGCAGCCCGCCGTGCCTTGGCCGAGGCCGAAGAACGCCGCAAGGCCGCGTCGCAACCCCTGCCCAAGGAATACGGCGGCCGCGACGGGCCGGAGCCCGTCCGGTATGGCGATTACGAAAAGAACGGCCTCGCGGTGGATTTCTGA